TTGTATTTGACAGTTTAAAAAGTCAGTAAAAAGAACTTAGCCACAAATAAAAGCATATCCTCCTTTTTATAGGTTGATTCTCAAAAGCTGTAATCAAGAAGACTAAGGTGTAGTTGCATATTTTGTTATGTGTTATATTTGCACGCTTGCAGACGTTTTTACTGTTGATTGATTGTTTTtttgaagacataagataaaaatAATGTCACCGCAAACCTAGAAATATACTTCTAAGTGTTGCACACAGTATTAAGTTATTCTGCAGACAAAAAAAAACAAACAATCCCACTATTCAACATAcacagatcttcagacaaaaatcTTCAGACAAAAAGATCTTAAAAGAACAAACAACACCTAAATACTGGTTTAAATAGGAATGTAGAAAGACAAAAGGCACTCTAAGAACGACTATTTAACTAATATCTCATAATGCCATTCAATTGTAGCATCATCCAAACTTTTTACAATTGCAAGTTACCTCTGCGTTTGTTGAACTGCAAAAGTTCTTCAGCGCCACTATTTTTTTAGGCTGCAAAACGATAACTTTATAACAAAATTTTTTTCATCGCCACTACTTGAGACAGCATCCTGAACTAATTTCACTTCTTTTATCAAAAATCATCTTTGGCAAGAAACTGAAATCTTCAACCTTCAACTTTTCAGAATCTAGATTACAATTGCAACGAACATAGGACACAAACCGATAACGAACACCATTCTCAGTAACTGGTAAAGACGAATACCAAGGACAGAACACTTTAGTATCAACAGGAGGTATGAAAGTATCACAATCAATATTTTCATCAATTTCAGTCATATGTATCGCCTCACAACCTGACCCGTTCATAACTTCCCTGCACCATATATACCACCAATTAAGATCACACAAACATAAACATATAaacatactatatataataatatgattattatcatgtaGCAAACAACATAATTATTTACCTCAATATTTGTCCACCACCTATAACAAACACTTTATCTATCGACATCGAATAAGGAGAAATGGCTAATAGTTCCAAAGCAGAAGGAATGCTACTACATGTAATAACATTCTCGAAAGTAGGAATATTAAAAGTCGTTGATCGAGTTAAAACAACATTAAGGCGATTCGGAAGAGGTCGATATTGAAGGGGGATACTATCCCATGTTTTTCGTCCCATGATAACAGCATTCATTTTATCGGTGTGAT
This genomic window from Rutidosis leptorrhynchoides isolate AG116_Rl617_1_P2 chromosome 2, CSIRO_AGI_Rlap_v1, whole genome shotgun sequence contains:
- the LOC139892337 gene encoding bifunctional dihydrofolate reductase-thymidylate synthase-like: MVAKMQTTIQRTYQIVVAATRDFGIAKDGKLPWKLPSDLNFFKEITTSTSSDHTDKMNAVIMGRKTWDSIPLQYRPLPNRLNVVLTRSTTFNIPTFENVITCSSIPSALELLAISPYSMSIDKVFVIGGGQILREVMNGSGCEAIHMTEIDENIDCDTFIPPVDTKVFCPWYSSLPVTENGVRYRFVSYVRCNCNLDSEKLKVEDFSFLPKMIFDKRSEISSGCCLK